The Pseudomonas kermanshahensis genome includes a window with the following:
- a CDS encoding alginate O-acetyltransferase AlgF codes for MTTKTSIAKALTLAAGLSLASMQAFAGADAALYGPTAPKGSTFVRLYNAANAPAAASVGNTQIKQVGAQASSDFSFLPGGDYTAQVGGKSVPVKLASDKYYTLVNSSSGNPQLIEEPPFKNKQKALVRVQNLSDQSLTLKTADGKTEVVTPVAAKGRGEREINPVKVNLALYAGDKKVSDVKPVALERGEAAVLYVTGSGSSLSPVWVTRPVSTN; via the coding sequence ATGACTACCAAGACTTCCATTGCCAAAGCCCTCACCCTCGCAGCAGGCCTGTCCCTTGCTTCGATGCAGGCCTTCGCCGGTGCCGACGCCGCGTTGTACGGCCCGACTGCACCGAAAGGTTCAACCTTCGTGCGCCTGTACAACGCCGCCAACGCACCTGCCGCCGCCTCGGTCGGCAACACCCAGATCAAGCAGGTCGGCGCCCAGGCCAGCAGCGATTTCAGCTTCCTCCCAGGCGGTGACTACACCGCCCAGGTGGGCGGCAAGAGCGTGCCGGTCAAGCTGGCCTCCGACAAGTACTACACCCTGGTCAACAGCAGCAGCGGCAACCCGCAACTGATCGAAGAGCCACCGTTCAAGAACAAGCAGAAAGCCCTGGTACGCGTACAGAACCTCAGCGACCAGTCGCTGACCCTGAAGACCGCCGATGGCAAGACCGAAGTAGTCACGCCGGTCGCCGCCAAAGGCCGTGGCGAGCGTGAGATCAACCCGGTCAAGGTCAACCTCGCCCTGTATGCCGGCGACAAGAAAGTCAGCGACGTCAAACCCGTCGCCCTGGAGCGCGGCGAAGCCGCCGTGCTGTACGTCACCGGTTCCGGCAGCAGCCTGTCGCCGGTCTGGGTTACCCGCCCAGTGTCCACTAACTGA
- a CDS encoding multidrug transporter — protein MIIGAVLILTWLVLLLRYPAKALPISLAAVCGIGLVALFVAWQDSREAAQLARLDLRLNYAPDQCPADRALQVHMKNGNKAPLTELRWRVGAYAPGDTVNLAENTYSAPRYRGPGELQPGAEWKDCLPLPPLRSGYRPQTLEFRAEHLQGTFAN, from the coding sequence ATGATCATCGGCGCCGTGCTAATTCTCACCTGGCTGGTACTGCTGCTGCGTTACCCAGCGAAGGCGTTGCCGATATCCCTGGCCGCCGTCTGCGGCATCGGCCTGGTCGCCCTGTTCGTGGCCTGGCAAGACAGCCGCGAAGCCGCGCAACTGGCACGCCTGGACTTGCGCCTGAACTATGCCCCGGACCAATGCCCCGCCGACCGGGCGCTGCAGGTTCACATGAAGAACGGCAACAAGGCTCCGCTGACCGAACTGCGTTGGCGGGTGGGGGCGTATGCGCCGGGGGATACTGTCAACCTGGCCGAAAACACTTACAGCGCGCCGCGTTACCGGGGGCCAGGTGAGCTGCAGCCCGGTGCCGAGTGGAAGGATTGCCTGCCCTTGCCGCCACTGCGCTCTGGCTATCGGCCGCAGACGCTGGAGTTTCGGGCTGAGCATCTGCAGGGTACATTTGCCAATTGA
- a CDS encoding MBOAT family O-acyltransferase produces the protein MVFSSNVFLFLFLPIFLGLYYLSGQRYRNLLLLIASYIFYAWWRVDFLALFAGVTLWNYWIGLKVGAAGVRTKPAQRWLLLGVGVDLAILGYFKYANFGVDSLNAIITSFGLEPFILTHVLLPIGISFYIFESISYIIDVYRGDTPATRNLIDFAAFVAIFPHLIAGPVLRFKDLVDQFNNRTHTLDKFSEGCTRFMQGFIKKVFIADTLAVVADHCFALQNPTTGDAWLGALAYTAQLYFDFSGYSDMAIGLGLMMGFRFMENFKQPYISQSITEFWRRWHISLSTWLRDYLYITLGGNRKGTFNTYRNLFLTMLLGGLWHGANFTYILWGAWHGMWLAIERALGIDTNPQRFNPVKWAFTFLLVVVGWVIFRAENLHVAGRMYAAMFSFGEWQLSELNRAQLTGLQVATLVIAYLTLAFFGLRDFYRNAKPTPKATPVQVNADGSIGLDWTRVMTRALVLLLFVASILKLSAQSYSPFLYFQF, from the coding sequence ATGGTCTTCTCGTCCAACGTGTTCCTGTTCCTGTTCTTGCCGATCTTTCTCGGCCTGTACTACCTGAGCGGGCAACGCTATCGCAACCTGCTGCTGCTGATCGCCAGCTACATCTTCTATGCCTGGTGGCGGGTGGACTTCCTCGCCCTGTTCGCTGGCGTGACCCTGTGGAACTACTGGATCGGCCTGAAAGTCGGCGCCGCCGGCGTGCGTACCAAACCGGCCCAGCGCTGGCTGCTGCTGGGCGTGGGCGTCGACCTGGCCATCCTTGGCTACTTCAAATACGCCAACTTCGGCGTCGACAGCCTCAATGCGATCATCACCTCGTTCGGCCTGGAGCCGTTCATCCTCACCCACGTGCTGCTGCCGATCGGTATCTCGTTCTACATCTTCGAGTCGATCAGCTACATCATCGACGTGTACCGCGGCGACACCCCGGCCACCCGCAACCTGATCGACTTCGCGGCATTCGTGGCGATCTTCCCGCACCTGATCGCCGGCCCCGTGCTGCGCTTCAAAGACCTGGTCGACCAGTTCAACAACCGCACCCACACCCTGGACAAGTTCTCCGAAGGCTGCACCCGCTTCATGCAGGGCTTCATCAAGAAAGTGTTCATCGCCGACACCTTGGCGGTGGTGGCCGACCACTGTTTCGCCCTGCAGAACCCGACCACCGGCGATGCCTGGCTGGGCGCCCTGGCCTACACCGCGCAGCTGTACTTCGACTTCAGCGGCTACAGCGACATGGCCATCGGCCTGGGCCTGATGATGGGCTTCCGCTTCATGGAGAACTTCAAGCAGCCCTACATCAGCCAGTCGATCACCGAGTTCTGGCGCCGCTGGCACATCAGCCTGTCGACCTGGCTGCGTGACTACCTGTACATCACCCTGGGCGGCAACCGCAAAGGCACCTTCAACACCTACCGCAACCTGTTCCTGACCATGCTGCTGGGCGGGCTGTGGCACGGCGCCAACTTCACCTACATCCTCTGGGGCGCCTGGCACGGTATGTGGCTGGCGATCGAGCGGGCGCTGGGCATCGACACCAACCCGCAGCGTTTCAACCCGGTCAAGTGGGCCTTCACCTTCCTGCTGGTCGTGGTCGGCTGGGTGATCTTCCGTGCCGAGAACCTGCACGTGGCCGGGCGCATGTACGCCGCTATGTTCAGCTTTGGTGAATGGCAGCTGTCGGAGCTCAACCGCGCCCAACTGACCGGCTTGCAAGTGGCCACCTTGGTCATCGCCTACCTCACCCTGGCGTTCTTCGGCCTGCGCGACTTCTACCGCAATGCCAAGCCGACACCCAAGGCAACCCCGGTGCAGGTCAACGCCGACGGCTCGATCGGCCTGGACTGGACTCGGGTGATGACCCGCGCCCTGGTCCTGCTGCTGTTCGTGGCCTCGATCCTCAAGCTTTCGGCGCAGAGCTACTCGCCGTTCCTTTACTTCCAGTTCTGA
- a CDS encoding HlyD family secretion protein, which translates to MTNNRKTLFIGSVLAVAVLAGIVGPWMLGSDHRQRTNDAYVIADYTVVAPKVAGFIKEVLVEDNQQVTAGQLLATLDARDYQAALDAAQAQLLVAKAQSADARATLERQAALIAQAEAAVKAAQAEAAFADHEVNRYSRLAEQGAGTVQNAQQARSGVDQARARLANTQAALVAARKQVDILSAQVASADGQLKRAEAGLEKAQLDLSYTRIIAPVDGMVGERALRVGAYVNPGARLLSVVPLQQAYVVGNFQETQLTHVQPGQPVSISVDTFSGEQLHGHVESIAPATGVTFAAVKPDNATGNFTKVVQRIPVKIVFDDGQPLLARLRVGMSVEATIDTRGDKIEGKEVSAR; encoded by the coding sequence ATGACCAACAACCGCAAGACACTTTTCATCGGCTCGGTGCTCGCCGTGGCCGTGCTGGCCGGTATCGTCGGGCCTTGGATGCTGGGCAGCGATCACCGCCAGCGCACCAACGACGCCTATGTGATCGCCGATTACACCGTGGTCGCGCCCAAGGTCGCAGGCTTTATCAAAGAGGTACTGGTCGAGGACAACCAGCAAGTCACGGCAGGCCAGTTGCTCGCGACCCTCGATGCCCGCGACTACCAAGCCGCGCTCGACGCAGCCCAGGCGCAATTGCTGGTGGCCAAGGCGCAGAGTGCCGATGCCCGCGCCACGCTGGAGCGCCAAGCCGCCTTGATCGCCCAGGCCGAAGCCGCCGTGAAAGCCGCCCAGGCCGAAGCGGCGTTTGCCGATCATGAAGTCAACCGCTACAGCCGCCTGGCCGAGCAAGGTGCCGGCACTGTGCAGAACGCCCAGCAGGCGCGCAGCGGGGTCGACCAGGCCCGTGCGCGCCTGGCCAATACCCAGGCGGCGTTGGTGGCCGCACGCAAGCAGGTGGACATCCTCAGCGCCCAGGTGGCCAGCGCCGATGGCCAGCTCAAACGGGCCGAAGCGGGGCTGGAGAAAGCCCAGCTCGACCTGTCCTACACGCGCATCATCGCACCGGTGGACGGCATGGTCGGCGAGCGCGCCTTGCGTGTCGGCGCCTATGTCAATCCGGGGGCTCGGCTGTTGTCGGTGGTGCCGTTGCAGCAGGCCTATGTGGTCGGCAACTTCCAGGAAACCCAGCTGACCCATGTGCAGCCCGGCCAACCAGTCAGCATCAGTGTCGATACCTTCTCGGGCGAGCAACTGCATGGCCATGTCGAGAGCATCGCGCCGGCCACCGGTGTGACCTTCGCGGCGGTCAAGCCGGACAATGCCACCGGTAACTTCACCAAGGTGGTGCAGCGCATCCCCGTAAAGATCGTGTTCGATGACGGCCAGCCGCTGCTTGCACGGCTGCGCGTGGGCATGTCGGTGGAAGCCACCATCGATACCCGCGGCGACAAAATCGAAGGCAAAGAGGTGAGCGCGCGATGA
- a CDS encoding alginate O-acetyltransferase, which produces MTRTLRITYSLTFLGLLVGMGAWSTGGLESFQRTAQMTLLNGKLAKAAETHYDEQFPIKRLGTNLWAALDFKLFNEGRPGVVLGRDQWLFSDEEFKPTAGAEQLMQENLALIRGVRDTLQQHGSQLVLAIVPAKARVYSEYVGKELPASLHDDLYNRFHAQARQANVFAPDLMAPMEQAKARGQVFLRTDTHWTPMGAEVAAQALAEAVSRQSLLNGDPQTFITEAGNTAPYKGDLTNFLPLDPLFSNLLPSPDNLQQRTTRPAEAAGDAGDALFADSQIPVALVGTSYSANPHWNFLGALQQALRSDVANYAEDGHGPLLPMLKYLQSDAFKNAAPQVVVWEFPERYLPMKNDLSSFDPQWIAQLKNSRKSEENLALSSTRTNH; this is translated from the coding sequence ATGACCCGGACATTACGCATTACCTATTCGCTGACGTTCCTCGGCCTGCTGGTCGGCATGGGCGCCTGGTCCACCGGCGGCCTGGAAAGCTTCCAGCGCACCGCGCAGATGACCCTGCTCAACGGCAAGCTGGCCAAGGCTGCCGAGACCCACTACGACGAGCAGTTCCCGATCAAACGCCTGGGCACCAACCTTTGGGCGGCGCTGGACTTCAAGCTGTTCAACGAAGGCCGCCCGGGCGTGGTGCTGGGTCGTGACCAGTGGCTGTTCAGCGATGAAGAGTTCAAACCCACCGCCGGTGCCGAGCAACTGATGCAGGAAAACCTGGCGCTGATCCGTGGCGTGCGCGACACCCTGCAACAACACGGCAGCCAGCTGGTGCTGGCAATCGTGCCGGCCAAGGCGCGGGTCTATTCCGAATACGTCGGCAAGGAGCTGCCCGCCAGCCTGCACGACGACCTGTACAACCGCTTCCATGCCCAAGCCCGCCAGGCCAACGTGTTCGCCCCAGACCTGATGGCGCCCATGGAGCAGGCCAAGGCCCGCGGCCAGGTGTTCCTGCGTACCGACACGCACTGGACGCCGATGGGCGCGGAAGTCGCCGCGCAAGCCTTGGCCGAAGCGGTCAGCCGCCAGAGCCTGCTCAATGGCGACCCGCAAACCTTCATCACCGAAGCCGGTAATACGGCGCCCTACAAAGGCGACCTGACCAACTTCCTGCCACTCGACCCGCTGTTCAGCAACCTGCTGCCGAGCCCGGACAACCTGCAGCAACGCACCACGCGCCCAGCCGAAGCCGCTGGCGATGCGGGCGACGCGCTGTTCGCCGACAGCCAGATCCCGGTCGCACTGGTCGGCACCAGCTACAGCGCCAACCCGCACTGGAACTTCCTCGGCGCCTTGCAGCAAGCCTTGCGCAGCGACGTCGCCAACTACGCCGAAGACGGCCACGGCCCACTGTTGCCGATGCTCAAGTACCTGCAAAGCGATGCCTTCAAAAATGCCGCGCCACAAGTGGTGGTGTGGGAATTCCCCGAACGTTATCTGCCCATGAAAAACGACCTCAGCAGCTTCGATCCGCAGTGGATCGCCCAGCTGAAGAACTCCCGTAAATCCGAAGAAAACCTGGCCCTGTCGTCCACCCGGACGAACCACTGA
- a CDS encoding mannose-1-phosphate guanylyltransferase/mannose-6-phosphate isomerase, translating into MIPVILSGGSGSRLWPLSRKQFPKQFLALTGEHTLFQQTLQRLVFEGMDAPIVVCNKDHTFIVQEQLSALKLKTQGILMEPFGRNTAPAVAMTAMKLVSEGRDDLMLVLPADHVIDDQKALQRALALATVAAERGEMVLFGVPATKPETGYGYIRSSQDALLPEGVARVAQFVEKPDEKRAAEFVKAGGYFWNSGMFLFRASRFLEELKKHDADIYDTCVLALERSQADGDVLNIDEATFACCPDNSIDYAVMEKTQRACVVPMSAGWSDVGCWSSLWDVHEKDDNGNVTKGDVVVQDSRNCMIHGNGKLVSVIGLENIVVVETKDAMMIAHKDKVQGVKQMVKTLDEQGRSETQNHLEVYRPWGSYDSVDMGGRFQVKHITVKPGASLSLQMHHHRAEHWIVVSGTAEVTCDENVFLLTENQSTYIPIASVHRLRNPGKIPLEIIEVQSGSYLGEDDIERFEDVYGRTSTPVERGVSVKTIAQ; encoded by the coding sequence ATGATCCCGGTAATTCTTTCTGGTGGTAGCGGTTCGCGTCTGTGGCCTCTGTCGCGCAAGCAGTTCCCCAAGCAGTTCCTGGCCCTGACCGGTGAGCACACGCTGTTCCAGCAAACCCTCCAGCGCCTGGTGTTCGAAGGTATGGACGCGCCGATCGTGGTCTGCAACAAGGACCACACGTTCATCGTTCAGGAACAGCTCTCGGCACTGAAGCTGAAAACCCAGGGCATCCTGATGGAACCGTTTGGCCGCAACACCGCCCCTGCCGTTGCGATGACCGCGATGAAACTGGTCAGCGAAGGCCGCGACGACCTGATGCTGGTGCTGCCCGCCGACCACGTGATCGACGATCAGAAAGCCCTGCAGCGCGCCCTGGCCCTGGCCACCGTGGCCGCCGAGCGTGGCGAGATGGTGCTGTTCGGCGTGCCGGCGACCAAACCCGAGACCGGCTATGGCTACATCCGCTCCAGCCAGGACGCACTGCTGCCCGAAGGTGTGGCGCGGGTGGCGCAATTCGTTGAAAAACCCGACGAGAAACGCGCCGCCGAGTTCGTCAAGGCCGGGGGCTACTTCTGGAACAGCGGCATGTTCCTGTTCCGCGCCAGCCGCTTCCTCGAAGAGCTGAAAAAACACGACGCCGACATCTATGACACCTGCGTGCTGGCCCTGGAGCGCAGTCAGGCAGACGGCGATGTGCTGAACATCGACGAAGCCACCTTCGCCTGCTGCCCGGACAATTCCATCGACTACGCGGTGATGGAAAAGACCCAACGCGCCTGCGTGGTGCCGATGTCGGCCGGCTGGAGCGACGTGGGCTGCTGGTCGTCGCTGTGGGATGTGCACGAGAAGGACGACAACGGCAACGTCACCAAGGGCGATGTGGTGGTGCAGGACAGCCGCAATTGCATGATCCACGGCAACGGCAAGCTGGTGTCGGTGATCGGCCTTGAGAACATCGTCGTGGTCGAGACCAAGGACGCCATGATGATTGCCCACAAGGACAAGGTCCAAGGCGTCAAGCAGATGGTCAAGACCCTCGACGAGCAAGGCCGCAGCGAGACCCAGAACCACCTGGAAGTGTACCGCCCATGGGGCTCGTACGATTCGGTGGACATGGGCGGCCGCTTCCAGGTCAAGCACATCACTGTCAAGCCAGGCGCCAGCCTGTCGCTGCAGATGCACCACCACCGCGCCGAGCACTGGATCGTGGTGTCCGGCACCGCCGAGGTGACCTGCGACGAAAACGTGTTCCTGCTCACCGAGAACCAGTCGACCTACATCCCGATCGCCTCGGTGCACCGCCTGCGCAACCCGGGCAAGATCCCGCTGGAGATCATCGAAGTGCAGTCCGGCAGCTACCTGGGCGAAGATGACATCGAGCGCTTCGAAGATGTGTATGGGCGCACTTCCACGCCGGTCGAGCGTGGGGTTTCGGTGAAAACCATCGCGCAGTAA
- a CDS encoding SDR family oxidoreductase has product MPTVLITGCSSGIGRALADAFRDAGHEVWATARKPEDVAHLAAAGFTARQLDVNDGQALTQLAEELEASHGRLDMLINNAGYGAMGPLLDGGVDAMRQQFETNVFAVVGVTRALFPLLRRARGLVVNIGSVSGVLVTPFAGAYCASKAAVNALSDALRLELAPFGIRLMEVQPGAIASQFASNAQRQADQVLAVDSPWWPLREYVQARARASQDRPTPAAVFAQGVLAATRKTAVPAVVRLGNGSTALPLIARLLPRRLLDWVLRKRFGLLRPL; this is encoded by the coding sequence ATGCCCACCGTCCTGATCACCGGTTGTTCCAGCGGCATCGGCCGCGCCCTGGCCGACGCCTTCCGCGATGCCGGCCATGAAGTCTGGGCCACCGCCCGCAAACCTGAGGACGTCGCGCATTTAGCCGCCGCTGGTTTCACCGCCCGGCAACTGGACGTCAATGATGGCCAAGCCCTGACCCAACTGGCCGAGGAGCTGGAGGCAAGCCACGGGCGCCTCGACATGCTGATCAACAACGCCGGCTACGGTGCCATGGGCCCATTGCTCGACGGGGGTGTGGACGCCATGCGCCAGCAATTCGAAACCAACGTTTTCGCCGTGGTCGGCGTGACCCGCGCGTTGTTCCCGCTGCTGCGCCGCGCGCGTGGGCTGGTGGTGAATATCGGCAGCGTTTCTGGGGTGCTGGTCACGCCGTTCGCTGGGGCCTACTGCGCGTCGAAGGCTGCCGTCAACGCCCTGAGCGATGCACTACGCCTGGAGCTGGCGCCGTTTGGCATTCGGCTGATGGAAGTGCAGCCGGGGGCGATCGCTTCGCAGTTCGCCAGCAATGCCCAGCGCCAGGCCGATCAGGTGTTGGCTGTGGATTCGCCGTGGTGGCCACTGCGCGAATATGTCCAGGCACGGGCGCGGGCATCGCAGGACCGGCCGACGCCAGCGGCGGTGTTTGCCCAAGGGGTGTTGGCCGCTACGCGCAAAACGGCGGTGCCTGCGGTGGTCAGGCTGGGTAATGGCAGCACGGCGTTGCCGCTGATTGCCAGGCTGTTGCCGCGGCGCTTGCTGGACTGGGTGTTGCGCAAGCGGTTTGGGTTGCTGCGGCCGCTTTGA
- a CDS encoding efflux transporter outer membrane subunit produces the protein MKPAFRLSPVLLALLMAGCTLGPDFKRPDSQAPQQWAGLQGEAAASQPQAEPLELRWWESFHDARLSALIQRVAERNLDLQMASARLLQSRALRSTVAADEAPSVDVNAGYSRARNSAEGLSDPSGHAGKSAFNLWQGDLVAGWELDLWGRVRRQVEAADATVEVAENDRRGVLLALLSETAGNYIQLRAVQHTLDVTRDNLKVAQHSLKLSENRQAEGVATRLDVAQASAQVASIEARLPSLEAKRDDLINALSLLAAEPPRSLQAQLLEGGELPAPQQQFAIGLPSELAERRPDIRQAEARLHAATASIGVAKADFYPSIRLSGSLGFQAMQLSDVGGWDSRRFAFGPQLSLPIFEGGRLKGTLELREAQQQEAALNYRKVVLGAWHEIDDVLRLYNASQLRRDHLAEAVRQNRIALETAQRQYVEGAVDFLNVLTVQGALLASEEQWIDSSAAVSQALVGLYKALGGGWQAFDTQPANKV, from the coding sequence ATGAAACCGGCCTTTCGCTTGAGCCCGGTGTTGCTGGCGTTGCTGATGGCCGGCTGTACCCTCGGGCCAGATTTCAAACGCCCGGACAGCCAGGCCCCGCAACAGTGGGCTGGGTTGCAAGGCGAGGCTGCGGCCAGTCAGCCGCAGGCCGAACCCCTGGAACTGCGCTGGTGGGAAAGCTTCCACGATGCCCGGCTCAGCGCGTTGATCCAGCGGGTCGCCGAACGCAACCTGGACTTGCAGATGGCCAGTGCGCGGTTGCTGCAAAGCCGTGCCTTGCGCAGTACGGTAGCAGCGGATGAAGCGCCCTCGGTCGATGTGAACGCAGGCTACAGCCGTGCTCGCAACAGCGCCGAAGGGCTGAGTGACCCCTCGGGCCACGCGGGCAAATCGGCATTCAACCTGTGGCAGGGTGACTTGGTCGCGGGGTGGGAGCTGGACCTCTGGGGCCGAGTACGCCGGCAAGTGGAGGCTGCCGATGCGACGGTGGAAGTGGCCGAGAACGACCGCCGTGGCGTGTTGTTGGCGCTGTTGTCGGAAACCGCCGGCAACTACATTCAGCTGCGTGCGGTGCAGCACACCCTGGACGTCACCCGTGACAACCTGAAGGTGGCGCAGCACAGCCTGAAGTTGTCCGAGAATCGCCAGGCCGAAGGGGTCGCCACCCGCCTCGACGTGGCCCAGGCCAGTGCCCAGGTCGCCTCCATCGAAGCCCGCCTGCCCAGCCTTGAGGCCAAGCGCGACGACCTGATCAATGCCCTCAGCCTGCTCGCGGCGGAGCCACCTCGCAGCCTTCAGGCACAGTTGCTCGAAGGGGGGGAACTGCCCGCGCCCCAGCAGCAGTTCGCCATTGGCCTGCCGTCGGAGTTGGCCGAGCGCCGCCCGGACATTCGCCAGGCCGAGGCGCGCCTGCATGCGGCCACCGCCAGTATCGGCGTGGCCAAGGCCGACTTCTACCCGAGCATTCGGCTGTCGGGCAGCCTGGGTTTCCAGGCCATGCAGCTGTCTGACGTCGGCGGCTGGGACTCGCGCCGCTTCGCTTTTGGCCCGCAACTGTCACTGCCGATTTTTGAAGGTGGGCGGCTCAAAGGCACGCTGGAACTGCGTGAGGCGCAGCAGCAGGAAGCCGCGCTCAACTACCGCAAGGTGGTGCTCGGTGCCTGGCATGAAATCGACGATGTGCTGCGCCTTTATAACGCCAGCCAATTGCGTCGCGATCATTTGGCCGAGGCGGTGCGGCAGAACCGTATCGCCTTGGAGACTGCCCAGCGCCAGTATGTGGAAGGGGCGGTGGACTTTCTCAATGTGCTGACCGTGCAAGGTGCGTTGCTGGCCAGTGAAGAGCAGTGGATCGACAGCTCGGCGGCGGTTTCCCAGGCGTTGGTGGGGCTGTACAAGGCGCTGGGAGGGGGGTGGCAGGCGTTTGATACACAGCCTGCGAACAAGGTTTGA
- a CDS encoding MFS transporter → MSSLTAPSAALAAAPAPAAPVQTAFGLQVVVGLFGVLLAVLCAGLNEAVTKISLADIRGAMGIGADEGAWLLAAYSAASVSAMAFAPWLATTFSLRRFTLSAIGVFAVLGLLQPFAPNLHSLMLLRVLQGFASGALPPMLMSVALRFLPPGIKVYGLACYALTATFGPNLGTPLAGLWTEYVGWQWAFWQIILPSLLAMFCVGWGLPQDPLRLERFKQFDWRGVLLGLPAISCIVLGLSLGDRWGWFDSPLICWLLGGGLLLLVLFLYNEWSEPLPFFQLRMLSRRNLSFALVTLAGVLIVLSGVSSIPSAYLAQIQGYRPAQTSPLMMLVAMPQLIALPLTAALCNIRAVDCRWVLAMGLGMLALSCVGSSLLTSEWIRGDFYPFYLLQVFGQPMAVLPLLMLSTNGMTPQEGPFASAWFNTVKGLSAVIAGGLLDVLGTVRRHFHSNHLVDSLGNAPLIDDSVAGLARRIHEQAQVLTSADQYLVMACIAVALICLIPFVPTRIFPPRAVA, encoded by the coding sequence ATGAGTTCCCTGACCGCGCCTTCTGCTGCGCTGGCTGCCGCCCCCGCGCCGGCCGCCCCCGTGCAGACGGCATTCGGCCTGCAGGTGGTGGTGGGGTTGTTTGGGGTGTTGCTGGCAGTACTCTGCGCTGGCCTCAACGAGGCGGTGACCAAGATTTCGCTGGCCGATATCCGCGGCGCCATGGGCATCGGGGCCGACGAAGGCGCCTGGCTGCTGGCCGCGTACAGCGCGGCTTCGGTGTCGGCGATGGCCTTTGCACCCTGGCTTGCCACGACCTTTTCCCTGCGCCGCTTCACCTTGTCTGCCATTGGCGTGTTCGCCGTGCTGGGCCTGCTGCAACCGTTCGCCCCCAACCTGCACAGCCTGATGCTGCTGCGGGTGCTGCAAGGCTTTGCCTCGGGCGCCTTGCCGCCGATGCTGATGAGCGTAGCGCTGCGTTTTCTGCCACCGGGCATCAAAGTGTATGGCCTGGCCTGCTATGCCCTGACCGCCACTTTCGGGCCGAACCTCGGCACACCGCTGGCGGGCCTGTGGACCGAGTACGTCGGCTGGCAGTGGGCTTTCTGGCAGATCATCCTGCCGTCGCTGCTGGCGATGTTCTGTGTCGGCTGGGGCCTGCCCCAGGACCCGTTGCGCCTGGAGCGCTTCAAACAGTTCGACTGGCGTGGCGTGCTGCTGGGCCTGCCTGCCATCAGTTGCATCGTCCTCGGCCTGTCGCTGGGTGACCGCTGGGGCTGGTTCGACTCGCCGCTGATCTGCTGGTTGCTGGGCGGCGGCCTGCTGTTGCTGGTGCTGTTCCTGTACAACGAGTGGTCCGAACCGCTGCCGTTTTTCCAGTTGCGCATGCTCTCGCGGCGCAACCTTAGCTTCGCCCTGGTGACCCTGGCCGGTGTGCTGATCGTGCTCTCCGGGGTGAGCAGCATTCCGTCGGCGTACCTGGCGCAGATCCAGGGCTACCGGCCGGCGCAGACCAGCCCGTTGATGATGCTGGTGGCCATGCCGCAACTCATCGCCCTGCCGCTGACCGCAGCGCTGTGCAACATCCGCGCGGTGGACTGCCGCTGGGTACTGGCGATGGGGCTCGGCATGCTGGCGCTGTCGTGCGTGGGCAGTAGCCTGCTGACCTCCGAGTGGATACGCGGCGACTTCTACCCGTTTTACCTGTTGCAGGTGTTCGGCCAGCCGATGGCCGTGCTGCCGCTGCTGATGCTCTCCACCAACGGCATGACCCCGCAGGAGGGCCCGTTCGCCTCGGCCTGGTTCAACACGGTCAAGGGGCTGTCGGCGGTGATTGCCGGCGGCTTGCTGGATGTCTTGGGCACTGTGCGCCGGCATTTCCATTCCAACCACCTGGTCGACAGCCTGGGCAATGCGCCGCTGATCGATGACAGCGTCGCCGGCCTTGCCCGGCGCATTCATGAACAGGCCCAGGTACTGACCTCGGCCGACCAGTACCTGGTGATGGCGTGCATCGCCGTCGCGTTGATCTGCCTGATTCCCTTTGTGCCTACCCGGATCTTCCCGCCGCGTGCGGTGGCTTGA